The following are encoded in a window of Paenibacillaceae bacterium GAS479 genomic DNA:
- a CDS encoding sporulation protein YunB produces MLLIMAILLLLFSISSLLVIEKKLQPPLMRIAQLKVKQIMTEAINKAIMEQVASDTQSEDLIDWKSNESGKTTGFMMNYNEHMKITAQTIETVQRTLKETENFQEGIPLGQAFGSALLSSFGPRVPIRYEPLGDARVELSTRQKDAGINSIVIEVYLQIRTELSVIIPYDAASQTVEMEIPISYLMVVGDVPTYYYDGKGRPVGDSASSAPALALPPGPVKPGADGALEGAAGE; encoded by the coding sequence ATGTTACTAATTATGGCGATTCTACTGCTCCTTTTTTCTATTAGCTCACTGCTTGTCATCGAAAAGAAACTGCAACCGCCGCTAATGCGGATTGCCCAGCTCAAGGTGAAGCAGATCATGACGGAAGCGATCAATAAAGCGATCATGGAACAAGTTGCTTCCGATACCCAATCCGAGGACCTGATCGATTGGAAGTCCAACGAGAGCGGCAAAACGACCGGCTTTATGATGAATTACAATGAACATATGAAAATAACGGCGCAGACAATTGAAACGGTTCAGCGAACGCTTAAGGAAACGGAAAATTTCCAAGAAGGAATTCCGCTCGGGCAGGCGTTTGGAAGTGCGTTGCTCTCCTCTTTCGGGCCTCGTGTGCCGATCCGGTATGAGCCGCTCGGCGATGCGAGGGTAGAACTCAGTACGAGGCAAAAGGATGCCGGAATTAATAGCATTGTGATTGAAGTTTATCTTCAAATACGTACTGAACTTTCCGTCATTATTCCTTACGATGCAGCTTCGCAGACGGTAGAGATGGAAATACCTATTTCCTATCTGATGGTAGTTGGAGATGTACCAACTTACTATTATGACGGGAAAGGCCGTCCAGTAGGCGATAGCGCTTCATCAGCTCCGGCGCTGGCTTTGCCTCCCGGCCCAGTGAAACCAGGGGCAGATGGAGCGCTGGAGGGGGCAGCTGGGGAGTAG
- a CDS encoding YycC-like protein translates to MSRPLQISAETAVMLAKELKVPLEHLMHMPRHILLQKMAELARAQSETMEPESTDSDSKDKPDDQL, encoded by the coding sequence ATGTCTAGACCGCTTCAAATATCCGCCGAAACGGCGGTCATGCTCGCAAAAGAGCTGAAGGTTCCACTTGAGCACCTTATGCATATGCCTCGCCATATTCTTTTGCAGAAAATGGCCGAGCTGGCTCGTGCCCAATCCGAGACGATGGAGCCTGAGTCAACTGACTCAGATTCTAAAGACAAACCGGATGATCAATTATGA
- a CDS encoding NAD+ kinase, which translates to MLNYVVLSRGDRFSNELTEQFHRLAADRGFIRNDKKPDTVISIGGDGTLLHAFHTYLERINEIAFVGVHTGHLGFYADWKANELEELVRMMAENQPKLVHYPLAQIELDTPEGMTGYLALNEFTLKGVDGTLVVQVNINDEPFETFRGDGMVISTPTGSTAYNKSLNGAVIHPSMASLQLAEIASINNRVYRTLGTSVILPQHHHCDLISKKDQRLLLTIDHLSIQRSDIRSIRCSVADSKVTFARYRPFPFWNRVRDAFIDMNDCDNQPGARS; encoded by the coding sequence TTGCTGAACTATGTGGTACTGAGCAGAGGTGACCGTTTTTCCAATGAGCTGACGGAACAATTTCATCGACTGGCGGCTGATCGCGGATTTATCCGCAACGACAAAAAGCCCGATACAGTCATTTCCATTGGCGGGGACGGCACTTTGCTTCATGCCTTTCATACTTATTTGGAACGGATCAACGAAATCGCGTTTGTAGGTGTGCATACGGGGCATCTTGGCTTTTATGCAGACTGGAAGGCCAATGAGCTAGAGGAACTTGTGCGGATGATGGCGGAAAACCAGCCCAAGTTAGTTCATTACCCGCTCGCCCAAATCGAGCTTGATACACCGGAAGGAATGACCGGTTATTTGGCCCTCAACGAATTCACACTCAAGGGTGTCGATGGAACGCTCGTTGTGCAGGTTAATATTAATGATGAGCCGTTCGAGACCTTCCGGGGCGATGGAATGGTAATTTCGACGCCGACCGGCAGCACAGCCTACAACAAGAGCTTAAATGGCGCCGTCATTCACCCATCGATGGCTTCCCTGCAGCTAGCCGAAATCGCTTCGATCAATAATCGGGTATACCGCACCCTCGGAACCTCGGTTATTTTGCCGCAGCATCATCACTGCGATCTGATTTCCAAGAAGGATCAGAGGTTGCTGCTGACAATCGACCATCTGAGCATCCAAAGATCGGATATCCGTTCTATTCGCTGCAGCGTCGCCGACTCCAAGGTTACTTTTGCGCGCTATCGGCCGTTCCCATTCTGGAATCGCGTCCGCGATGCGTTCATCGATATGAATGACTGCGATAATCAGCCCGGAGCCCGAAGCTAG
- a CDS encoding alpha-glucosidase, with amino-acid sequence MNKTIRWWKETAAYQIYPRSFMDSNGDGIGDIRGIISKLDYLKGLGIGLIWICPVFKSPNDDNGYDISDYQDIMEEFGTMEDFNLLLEEVHARGMKLILDLVINHTSDEHPWFIESRSGKDSEKRDYYIWRDPNPETGGEPNNWESIFGGPAWEFDDKSGQYFMHIFSRRQPDLNWENPAVRQDLYGMINWWLDKGIDGFRVDAISHIKKTAGFPDMPNPNGLTYVPSFDGHMNQEGIHDFLAELKRETLEKYPDAVTVGEANGVTVDDSEAWVDEQKGAFNMIFQFEHLGLWNKSPEGGLDLHSLKSTLTRWQKGLQGRGWNALFLENHDQPRSVSTWGDDGLYWKESAKSLATMYFLMQGTPFIYQGQELGMTNVQFPSIEDYNDVAIKNLYRYETQNGTSHEDVMRIIWKTGRDNSRTPMQWNAEENAGFTTGTPWLKLNPNYTHINVQQSMEDPDSIYNHYKRLIRLRAENQAAIYGDYDLILDDHTQIYAYTRTLGEEQLLVISNLSSLEASAQLPNELAWRTSELLLTNYLTDAEEQIGELTLKPYESRVYRLIGAAGSTDSSSKKTSPTAEDASSTVIRNN; translated from the coding sequence ATGAATAAAACGATTCGCTGGTGGAAGGAAACAGCTGCGTATCAAATTTATCCGCGCTCCTTTATGGACAGCAATGGCGACGGAATCGGCGACATCCGCGGTATTATCTCCAAGCTGGACTATCTTAAGGGACTAGGCATCGGACTTATCTGGATCTGTCCGGTTTTCAAATCTCCTAATGACGATAATGGTTATGACATCTCCGACTACCAGGATATTATGGAAGAGTTCGGCACGATGGAAGATTTCAATCTGTTGCTTGAAGAGGTTCATGCTCGTGGCATGAAGCTGATTCTTGATCTCGTCATCAACCATACGTCGGATGAGCATCCGTGGTTTATTGAGTCGCGGTCCGGCAAGGATAGCGAGAAGCGCGATTATTACATTTGGCGAGATCCGAACCCGGAGACGGGCGGCGAGCCGAACAACTGGGAAAGCATTTTCGGTGGCCCAGCATGGGAATTCGACGATAAGTCGGGTCAATATTTCATGCATATTTTCTCCCGTCGCCAGCCGGATCTGAACTGGGAAAACCCAGCCGTTCGCCAGGATCTGTATGGAATGATTAACTGGTGGCTGGACAAAGGCATCGACGGTTTCCGTGTGGATGCGATCTCCCATATCAAAAAAACAGCTGGCTTCCCTGATATGCCGAATCCAAACGGCCTGACGTATGTACCGAGCTTTGACGGGCATATGAACCAGGAAGGAATTCATGATTTTCTTGCTGAGCTAAAACGCGAGACGCTTGAGAAATATCCGGACGCGGTTACGGTAGGCGAGGCGAACGGTGTAACGGTGGATGATTCCGAGGCTTGGGTTGATGAGCAAAAGGGCGCCTTTAATATGATTTTCCAATTCGAGCATCTTGGCTTGTGGAATAAAAGTCCGGAAGGCGGACTTGATCTTCATTCGCTGAAGTCGACCTTGACGCGCTGGCAAAAAGGGTTGCAGGGCCGAGGCTGGAATGCTCTGTTCCTGGAAAACCATGATCAGCCGCGCTCGGTCTCCACTTGGGGTGATGACGGATTGTACTGGAAGGAATCGGCGAAATCGCTCGCGACGATGTATTTCCTGATGCAGGGTACACCGTTCATTTATCAAGGGCAGGAGCTCGGCATGACCAATGTGCAGTTCCCGTCCATCGAGGACTACAATGACGTAGCGATCAAAAATCTATACCGTTATGAGACGCAAAATGGGACGAGCCACGAGGACGTTATGCGAATCATATGGAAAACGGGCCGTGACAACTCACGCACACCGATGCAATGGAATGCGGAGGAGAATGCAGGTTTCACGACAGGCACTCCGTGGCTCAAGCTCAATCCGAACTATACGCATATCAATGTTCAACAATCGATGGAAGATCCGGATTCCATCTATAATCATTACAAACGACTGATTCGTCTGCGTGCAGAAAATCAGGCTGCCATTTACGGCGACTATGATCTGATTTTGGATGATCATACTCAGATTTACGCCTACACGAGAACTCTCGGTGAGGAGCAGCTCTTAGTCATCAGCAACCTTAGCTCGCTGGAAGCTTCCGCTCAACTGCCAAATGAACTGGCGTGGCGCACATCTGAGCTGCTTCTGACCAATTATTTGACAGATGCGGAGGAGCAGATCGGCGAGCTTACGCTCAAGCCATATGAATCCCGTGTTTACCGGCTGATCGGAGCTGCAGGATCTACTGACTCTTCGTCGAAAAAGACTTCGCCTACGGCAGAGGATGCAAGCTCAACGGTTATCCGGAACAATTAA
- a CDS encoding hemoglobin — MNKQNSPYELMGGAATVERLVHAFYPRVVKNELLAPLFQRDIGPVMDKQIQFLTQFFGGPPLFSEQHGHPMMRARHLPFRITTDHAAAWLACMDEAAQEIGMPEDLRTFVIDRLSGPAYHFVNTEFDGREE, encoded by the coding sequence ATGAATAAACAAAACAGTCCTTATGAGCTTATGGGAGGGGCTGCGACAGTTGAGCGACTTGTGCATGCCTTTTACCCGCGGGTTGTGAAAAATGAGCTTCTGGCCCCACTGTTTCAAAGGGACATTGGCCCGGTTATGGACAAACAGATTCAATTTCTGACCCAGTTTTTTGGAGGCCCTCCGCTATTCTCCGAACAGCACGGGCACCCCATGATGAGAGCACGGCATCTGCCTTTCCGTATTACTACGGATCATGCTGCCGCATGGCTCGCATGTATGGACGAGGCTGCGCAAGAGATCGGTATGCCGGAGGATCTCCGAACGTTTGTCATAGACCGCCTTTCCGGTCCGGCCTATCATTTCGTTAACACAGAGTTTGACGGTCGGGAGGAGTAG
- a CDS encoding S-layer homology domain-containing protein, whose amino-acid sequence MALKRWLVGCLALVLILSGSSAVYAAKTVDSFKDLKDLDAATKAKFDALIQAGIFNGVGESQFGLKQEMNRAQFAKVAALIFQLNVDQSLKTSSFKDVRSDDAANGYALPYIEAIKAAGITDGIGGGSFAPSGKVSKEQLAAFLIKGLGQKEEASKTSGVSDSTVSDWAKGYVALALNLKLLNNDSNGKFGGQRNATRDLLVLGAYEAKQTFEYQISQATPAPTATPAPTATPAPTATPTPTATPTPTATPTPTATPVPTATPAPSATPETVGKPVANPSGGLVLTGTTISISTATVGASVYYTLDGSDPTELSTLYTHPFGIDENVTVKAIALKESMTTSEIMTESYTVYSKLTVTDLTYDTTNGLVVTFNNEVLDNAEDEANYTLTVENENGQNIEIVRAIFFSPNQVRFNIGSAYDEISPGDTLKLVVNGVEDEYGQIANNDTVELVFPADPNTPPGQGAPGVPPDPNFPPVPGGPPGGPLPEMP is encoded by the coding sequence TTGGCTCTTAAGAGATGGTTAGTCGGGTGTCTTGCTTTAGTCTTGATTTTGTCCGGTAGTTCGGCAGTATATGCTGCGAAGACTGTCGACTCATTCAAAGATTTAAAGGATCTGGATGCGGCTACAAAGGCCAAGTTTGACGCTCTTATTCAGGCGGGTATTTTCAACGGGGTAGGCGAATCCCAGTTCGGTCTGAAGCAGGAAATGAATCGTGCCCAATTTGCCAAAGTAGCGGCGCTTATTTTCCAGCTGAATGTAGATCAATCGCTTAAAACATCCAGCTTCAAGGATGTAAGAAGCGATGATGCAGCAAATGGATATGCGCTGCCTTACATTGAGGCGATTAAAGCGGCTGGAATTACAGATGGCATTGGCGGAGGTTCATTTGCTCCATCAGGCAAAGTGTCGAAGGAACAGCTTGCTGCCTTTTTAATTAAAGGATTAGGGCAAAAAGAAGAAGCTTCAAAGACAAGCGGAGTTAGCGATTCAACAGTCTCTGACTGGGCGAAGGGTTATGTTGCGCTTGCGCTGAATTTAAAACTTCTGAACAATGACAGCAACGGGAAATTCGGTGGTCAACGCAATGCTACGCGTGATCTGCTTGTATTAGGAGCTTATGAAGCGAAGCAAACTTTTGAATATCAGATTTCTCAGGCAACGCCGGCGCCAACGGCAACGCCGGCGCCAACGGCAACGCCGGCGCCAACGGCAACGCCGACACCAACGGCAACGCCGACACCAACGGCAACGCCGACACCAACGGCAACGCCGGTGCCAACAGCAACACCAGCCCCATCGGCAACGCCTGAAACAGTCGGTAAGCCTGTTGCGAATCCCTCGGGCGGCTTAGTTCTTACGGGAACAACAATCTCCATCAGTACGGCTACTGTCGGTGCATCGGTTTACTATACGCTTGACGGAAGCGATCCAACAGAATTAAGCACGTTGTACACTCATCCATTTGGCATAGACGAGAATGTTACGGTGAAGGCGATTGCGCTTAAGGAAAGCATGACCACAAGTGAGATTATGACGGAATCCTATACAGTCTATTCAAAACTAACCGTGACAGATTTGACTTATGACACGACCAATGGCTTAGTTGTCACATTTAATAATGAAGTTTTAGATAATGCTGAGGACGAAGCAAACTATACTTTAACCGTTGAGAACGAGAACGGGCAGAACATAGAGATCGTTAGAGCTATCTTTTTTTCACCGAACCAAGTACGGTTTAATATAGGCTCCGCTTATGACGAAATAAGTCCAGGGGACACTCTTAAACTGGTGGTAAACGGAGTAGAGGATGAGTACGGGCAGATTGCAAATAATGATACGGTTGAGCTGGTTTTTCCAGCCGATCCGAACACCCCTCCGGGGCAAGGTGCTCCGGGAGTTCCGCCCGATCCGAACTTTCCTCCGGTACCTGGTGGTCCTCCAGGAGGACCGCTGCCCGAAATGCCATAA
- a CDS encoding lipoic acid synthetase yields the protein MSTRAPKPKAPKPEWLKIKLTTDGNYAELKDMMRSKTLHTVCEEARCPNIYECWANRTATFMILGDICTRACRFCAVKTGLPTELDLQEPERVAEAAEQMGLKHCVVTSVARDDLKDGGASIFAATIKAIRARLPFCSVEVLIPDFLGNRDALQVVMDAKPDILNHNIETVERMSDRVRAKAKYKRSLELLRQAKEMNPSIPTKSSIMLGVGEEYDEVIAAMDDLRAIDCDILTLGQYLQPSANHLAVARYVHPDEFKQLKVEGLARGFSHVESAPLVRSSYHAHEQVKSAAGAASGV from the coding sequence ATGAGCACGAGAGCGCCTAAACCCAAGGCACCGAAGCCGGAATGGCTCAAGATTAAATTAACGACAGACGGCAATTACGCCGAGCTCAAAGATATGATGCGCTCCAAAACACTTCATACCGTATGTGAGGAAGCTCGTTGTCCAAATATTTACGAATGTTGGGCAAACCGCACCGCTACATTCATGATTCTAGGTGATATTTGTACCCGCGCTTGCCGATTCTGTGCCGTCAAGACGGGTCTGCCGACCGAGCTTGACTTGCAAGAACCGGAACGCGTCGCAGAAGCGGCCGAGCAAATGGGCTTGAAACACTGCGTAGTTACATCGGTAGCACGGGATGATCTCAAAGATGGCGGAGCTTCTATTTTCGCTGCCACAATTAAAGCGATTCGCGCACGGCTTCCTTTCTGCAGCGTTGAAGTGCTTATTCCTGATTTTTTGGGTAACAGGGATGCGCTCCAGGTTGTAATGGATGCCAAACCAGACATTCTCAACCACAATATTGAGACGGTTGAACGCATGTCTGATCGTGTCCGCGCCAAGGCAAAGTACAAACGTTCGCTAGAACTGCTGCGGCAAGCAAAAGAAATGAATCCGTCGATTCCGACAAAGTCCAGCATTATGCTTGGCGTCGGAGAAGAGTACGATGAGGTTATCGCGGCGATGGACGACCTGCGTGCGATTGACTGCGATATTTTGACGCTGGGACAGTATCTTCAACCGTCTGCGAACCACTTGGCGGTAGCGCGTTACGTGCACCCGGACGAATTCAAGCAGCTGAAGGTCGAAGGCCTCGCCCGCGGCTTCAGTCATGTGGAATCCGCCCCATTGGTGCGCAGTTCGTACCACGCGCATGAACAGGTCAAATCTGCAGCAGGAGCGGCATCCGGAGTTTAA
- a CDS encoding Rrf2 family protein: MNSEFTIAVHSLVYLASRPEQMATSDAIARNVNTHPSRIRKVMSLLRKQGYIATKEGIGGGYLLECLPENATLADIYRATSIGSIKPSWCSGDKQGDCVIASQMAATMDEIFSETEKKMLQHLEEMTIRDVLERIRMAHK, from the coding sequence ATGAATAGCGAATTTACAATAGCCGTCCATAGTCTTGTGTATCTGGCCAGCAGGCCGGAACAAATGGCGACGAGTGACGCCATTGCCCGCAATGTGAATACCCATCCGTCAAGGATCCGCAAGGTTATGAGCTTGCTTCGCAAGCAAGGATATATCGCCACTAAGGAAGGGATCGGCGGGGGTTATTTGCTGGAATGTCTTCCGGAGAATGCGACGCTGGCTGACATTTACCGGGCAACCTCAATCGGCTCGATTAAGCCGTCTTGGTGTTCGGGGGACAAGCAGGGAGATTGCGTGATTGCTAGCCAAATGGCTGCTACCATGGATGAAATATTTTCGGAGACAGAAAAAAAGATGCTTCAGCATCTAGAGGAAATGACGATTCGCGATGTGTTGGAGCGGATCCGAATGGCCCACAAATAA
- a CDS encoding oligoendopeptidase, pepF/M3 family, with the protein MSTSAYPLNWNLDVFYPGGSVSPELKTELEGLKKDIALLGKEVIAASGSEGVPGARSEQMDRWTEAAQSIAARLGQADSFVGCLLAQNVHDSAAAALNGQVQSLVADYTIVMTRFDDLISRTPDSIWDGWVQSSPVRFYLNERRQNVREKMSPELEAFAADLAVDGYHGWGNLYNTIVSRAKFRAKDEEGNEQILSAGQMFNRLTDADRSVRAEALSEWEREWSEHAQLCADALNHIAGFRLKLYDRRGWDNVLKEPLKQNRMSQATLDAMWSAINEGKKDLVRYFERKAKLLGVEKLDWHDITAPLGTSTKKISYDEACASIKEQFAGFDPKLAEFAEMAFKDGWVEVEDRPGKRPGGFCASFPVSAQTRIFMTYSGTVDNVSTLAHELGHSYHAYVMEDLPTFSKQYAMNVAETASTFAEMIVAESQLEQADTKEEKIALLELKIQNAVAFYMNIHARLLFELSFYEERRAGEVSVERLNELMTAAQREAYSGVLGEVHPHFWAAKLHFFFTDTPFYNFPYTFGYLFSAGLYARAKESGPAFAEQYVSLLRDTASMTVEELALKHLGVNLQQDAFWSSAVALSSDDISKFLELTEE; encoded by the coding sequence ATGTCAACGTCCGCATACCCACTTAATTGGAATTTGGATGTTTTTTACCCTGGCGGCTCTGTGTCTCCAGAATTGAAAACCGAGCTGGAAGGGTTGAAGAAGGATATAGCCCTGCTCGGGAAAGAAGTGATTGCTGCCTCGGGATCCGAGGGTGTTCCTGGAGCGCGTTCAGAACAAATGGATCGCTGGACCGAGGCCGCTCAATCGATTGCTGCGCGTTTAGGCCAAGCCGACAGCTTTGTTGGTTGTTTGCTGGCCCAGAATGTTCACGATAGCGCTGCGGCTGCACTGAACGGGCAGGTACAGTCTCTGGTTGCGGATTATACGATTGTTATGACTCGTTTTGATGACCTCATCAGCCGCACGCCTGACTCGATTTGGGATGGCTGGGTACAGAGCTCGCCGGTTCGCTTTTATCTGAATGAGCGTCGTCAAAATGTTCGCGAGAAGATGAGCCCGGAGTTGGAAGCCTTTGCGGCTGATTTGGCAGTTGATGGCTACCATGGATGGGGCAATCTCTACAATACAATCGTCTCGCGCGCTAAGTTCCGGGCGAAGGACGAGGAGGGCAACGAGCAAATTCTTTCTGCCGGCCAAATGTTCAATCGACTGACGGATGCGGATCGCAGCGTGCGCGCCGAGGCTTTAAGCGAATGGGAAAGAGAGTGGTCGGAGCATGCCCAATTGTGTGCGGACGCTCTCAATCACATCGCTGGCTTCCGTTTAAAGTTGTATGACCGCAGAGGCTGGGACAATGTGCTCAAGGAGCCGCTCAAGCAGAATCGGATGAGCCAGGCTACACTTGATGCCATGTGGTCTGCGATCAATGAGGGCAAGAAGGACTTGGTCCGCTATTTTGAGCGCAAGGCGAAGCTGCTTGGCGTAGAGAAGCTGGATTGGCATGACATTACGGCGCCGCTTGGCACCAGCACAAAAAAGATCAGCTACGATGAAGCATGTGCTTCAATTAAAGAACAGTTCGCTGGTTTTGATCCCAAGCTGGCCGAGTTTGCCGAAATGGCTTTCAAGGATGGCTGGGTCGAGGTCGAAGACCGCCCAGGCAAGCGCCCGGGAGGTTTTTGCGCCTCGTTCCCGGTGAGTGCTCAGACAAGAATTTTCATGACATATTCGGGAACCGTGGACAATGTCAGTACCTTGGCGCATGAGCTTGGTCATTCTTACCATGCGTATGTGATGGAAGATTTGCCGACTTTCTCGAAACAATATGCAATGAACGTGGCTGAGACCGCCTCGACGTTCGCCGAAATGATCGTTGCAGAATCCCAGTTAGAGCAAGCGGACACGAAAGAGGAGAAAATAGCCCTTCTGGAGCTGAAGATTCAAAACGCCGTCGCCTTCTACATGAATATTCATGCGCGTTTACTGTTTGAACTGAGCTTTTATGAGGAGCGTCGTGCTGGGGAAGTATCCGTTGAGCGTCTTAACGAGCTGATGACGGCTGCACAGCGTGAGGCTTACAGCGGCGTCCTTGGCGAAGTCCACCCTCATTTCTGGGCAGCCAAGCTGCATTTCTTCTTCACCGATACGCCGTTTTACAACTTCCCGTACACGTTTGGCTACCTGTTCAGCGCTGGTCTTTATGCTCGTGCTAAGGAGAGCGGCCCAGCATTTGCAGAGCAATACGTCAGCCTTCTCCGCGATACAGCGAGTATGACGGTAGAGGAACTGGCTCTCAAGCATTTGGGAGTCAACTTGCAGCAAGATGCTTTCTGGAGCAGTGCGGTGGCATTAAGCAGCGATGATATCTCTAAATTCCTTGAGCTTACCGAGGAGTAA
- a CDS encoding Peptidase family M23: MKKWIAAATASVLLSSYAAATVYAAPEPSLEPAKEAGALEVRRSAYDRLALMTGLEWEQVAALDQYERTLRKARPKARPKLGSWAGLYVTPDIWSGYLNPDKEDRNSTSILFFGGIGKDGNGDGKADPSNDIDLLYSQASAVAKMGSSSDDFLIGVWEFYHNMRAVQRVNQFAQLYRTHGRLNLEGSAFPVPVGTNYSYRSTWGTARGWGGHRTHEGTDIFADYGLPVRSTCYGVVENMGWNSYGGWRIGIRDLDNRYHYYAHLSGFDKSLRSGQTVTPGQTLGWVGSSGYGKPGTSGKFPPHLHYGIYRDRGMLEWAFDPYPLLRQWEKAEFKARKKSKQAK; the protein is encoded by the coding sequence ATGAAAAAATGGATAGCCGCGGCAACCGCATCTGTACTGCTTAGCTCTTATGCGGCAGCGACCGTTTATGCGGCGCCGGAGCCTTCCCTTGAACCAGCCAAAGAGGCTGGCGCGCTGGAGGTACGCCGATCTGCTTATGACCGGCTAGCTCTGATGACGGGGCTGGAGTGGGAGCAGGTGGCGGCGCTGGATCAGTATGAGCGTACGTTACGTAAGGCTCGTCCCAAAGCAAGACCGAAGCTTGGCTCCTGGGCAGGGCTCTATGTAACGCCTGACATATGGAGCGGCTATTTAAATCCAGACAAGGAAGATCGCAATTCCACATCCATTCTTTTTTTCGGTGGTATCGGAAAAGACGGCAATGGAGACGGCAAAGCCGATCCCTCTAACGACATCGACCTTCTCTATTCTCAAGCTTCCGCTGTTGCCAAAATGGGGTCCTCTTCCGATGACTTCCTGATCGGCGTGTGGGAATTTTACCACAATATGCGCGCCGTGCAGCGCGTAAATCAGTTTGCCCAGCTGTATCGTACCCACGGACGCTTGAATCTGGAAGGCAGTGCATTCCCGGTCCCCGTCGGAACGAATTATTCTTATCGCAGCACCTGGGGAACAGCCCGCGGCTGGGGCGGACATCGGACCCATGAAGGTACTGACATTTTCGCTGATTATGGTCTGCCGGTTCGCAGCACTTGTTATGGCGTCGTGGAAAATATGGGCTGGAACTCCTATGGCGGTTGGCGCATCGGCATTCGGGATCTCGATAACCGGTACCATTACTACGCTCATCTGTCCGGCTTCGATAAGTCACTGCGCAGCGGACAAACCGTGACGCCTGGACAAACGCTCGGCTGGGTTGGCAGCTCAGGTTATGGCAAGCCTGGTACCTCGGGTAAGTTCCCGCCGCATCTCCATTACGGCATCTATCGCGATCGCGGCATGCTGGAGTGGGCGTTCGACCCTTACCCGCTTCTGCGCCAATGGGAAAAGGCGGAATTCAAAGCCCGCAAAAAGAGTAAACAAGCAAAGTAA
- a CDS encoding sporulation integral membrane protein YlbJ — protein MLRTVLHPSTLTALIAVLLMLLMACFPAPVLESSLKGLSIWWDVLFPALFPFFVLSELMLGLGIVHFAGKLLDPFMRPVFRIPGSGGFVLAMGYLSGYPVGARLTSQLWDQRLINKVEGERLVAITTSSDPIFLIGAVSVGFFHQAAIAPVLAAAHYGGSLLIGLLMRFHGRDETTSDTAAENGLGKSTGARSASRARSQRGLSAALKAMHVARQLDGRPFSVLIKDAIQSGLKLMIVVGGLVVLFSVVMELLRQTALLNLLEQALGLVFQAFGGSPTSATTIVNGLFEVTLGAKSAAETEAPLMHQTALAAWVLSWAGLSVHAQIASLLSHTGMRYRPFLIARFLHGLLAASLVYILWGWLGPA, from the coding sequence ATGCTTCGGACTGTGTTGCATCCATCTACTCTAACCGCACTTATCGCAGTGCTGCTTATGCTTCTAATGGCCTGCTTTCCGGCGCCGGTGCTGGAATCTTCGCTAAAGGGGCTTTCCATCTGGTGGGATGTTCTCTTCCCGGCACTGTTTCCTTTTTTTGTTCTCTCCGAGCTTATGCTTGGACTTGGTATTGTTCATTTTGCAGGCAAGCTATTGGATCCATTTATGAGGCCTGTCTTCCGTATTCCCGGCAGTGGCGGATTCGTCTTAGCAATGGGCTATTTATCCGGCTATCCGGTCGGTGCGAGGCTGACCTCGCAACTCTGGGACCAAAGGCTGATAAATAAAGTAGAAGGGGAACGGCTTGTCGCTATTACGACTAGCTCTGATCCTATTTTTTTGATTGGCGCTGTTTCGGTCGGCTTTTTCCATCAGGCAGCAATCGCCCCTGTGCTGGCGGCAGCCCATTATGGCGGCAGTCTTCTCATCGGACTTTTGATGCGATTTCATGGCCGTGATGAGACAACGTCGGACACTGCAGCGGAGAATGGCTTAGGTAAATCTACAGGCGCAAGATCAGCTTCCAGAGCCCGTTCTCAGCGCGGATTATCCGCTGCCTTAAAAGCAATGCATGTTGCCAGGCAGCTTGACGGCAGGCCTTTCAGTGTTTTGATCAAGGACGCCATCCAATCCGGCTTAAAACTGATGATCGTCGTCGGAGGTCTTGTCGTGCTTTTCTCTGTAGTGATGGAACTGCTTCGGCAAACAGCCTTGCTGAACCTGCTGGAGCAAGCTCTCGGATTAGTGTTCCAAGCTTTTGGAGGCTCCCCCACCTCAGCTACAACGATTGTAAACGGACTGTTTGAGGTAACTCTTGGAGCCAAGTCTGCTGCTGAAACTGAGGCTCCACTGATGCATCAAACAGCTCTTGCCGCATGGGTGCTCAGTTGGGCCGGGCTGTCCGTGCATGCCCAGATCGCAAGCCTGCTCAGCCATACCGGCATGCGTTATCGGCCATTTTTAATCGCACGCTTCCTGCATGGACTGCTTGCGGCTTCGCTCGTTTACATCTTATGGGGCTGGCTTGGTCCTGCATAA